The Chloroflexi bacterium ADurb.Bin180 genome segment GGCCGGCAGGTCGAGGTGGTGCGTGGGCTTTTACGACACGGTCGGGGGCAGGTGGAACCGCCGGGGTGACTATGTGCTGGCCGATGCCGGGCATCTGGCGGGACTGCTGGAGCGGCCCACGTTGGTGTGCGGCGAGCTGAGTGTAGAGCTGCGCGCGACACTCAAGGCGTCGGCTGCCGACAGGGCGATCCTGGCGAGTGAGGCCAGTGCCGTCCGAAGGGCCGGTTTCCTGGCCGAGCTGGCCTGGGAGAGACTGGAACGTGGCGAAAGGGATGACCCGGCCAGCCTGGCTCCTATCTATCTGCAGAGTGTATGACCGACTGATGAACATCGAACAATCATCCTTCCTGGTGGAGCGCATGGCGCTGAAGGACGTGCCCGAAGTGGCGGCCCTGGAAAAGCTGGTCTTTACGATGCCGTGGTCGGCGCGGGCCTTTGAGTACGAGCTCAGGTACAACGCAATGGCTCACTTTGTTGTGGCGAGGCAAAAGCCTGAGACACGGTCCGAGGACGGCCGGTACCGACACTGGTGGGAAGGCAGAAAGCCGCTGCCTCACCGGCCCATTCTGGGCTATGCCGGGCTGTGGCTGATTGTTGACGAAGGGCACGTGTGCACC includes the following:
- a CDS encoding ribosomal-protein-alanine N-acetyltransferase, producing MAKGMTRPAWLLSICRVYDRLMNIEQSSFLVERMALKDVPEVAALEKLVFTMPWSARAFEYELRYNAMAHFVVARQKPETRSEDGRYRHWWEGRKPLPHRPILGYAGLWLIVDEGHVCTLAVHPDWRGRRLGELLLVTLIERSCALNAAVVTLEVRASNLVAQQLYRKYGFETVGLRKGYYSDNHEDALIMTTAPVGTASYQSRFQELKSLLAAALSEQLTLSAC